In Castanea sativa cultivar Marrone di Chiusa Pesio chromosome 6, ASM4071231v1, a single window of DNA contains:
- the LOC142639527 gene encoding uncharacterized protein LOC142639527 — translation MAEMYLEREESVSSRSRDVTISLQQGKGKGHTLGVAEAHDSGQGAEQRSPTEGQMSRDDVLQQMQSEIAYLRKCLDSRKRRRKSYACSSSDSSEANLGGNEPPVFEPTRSVTRDSASSGVRTKKQKEMRLPGTDGLYHDDGSDAMGKALKQIAKSPFVSRINRAKLPRRFSQPIFTMYNGRTDPVEHVSHFSQKMAVYSNNEALMCRVFPSSLGPMAIRWFDALAEGSLKSFEELTRAFGARFMTSVRTFKVGLPTEHGLRKSLTMKAAIDMRQLMDRIEKYKRVEEDQVQSKGKMKGYPERKDLRGGGFQGSRPKRDFSSRPMTAETPLINSLFKERVHHILEKIRHEPYFRPPNKMSRDASMRNQNLHCHYHQDKGHTTEDCQTLRDHLNQLVKAGKINHLLAKPDGTQKYGGHAPQPSLGTINVILAQPRGEFGKPSRVMTVQNRFGNEVMEESKQVDKRMRISAMPVLGFSDKDKEGTYQPHDDALVVTVRIGGYDVRRVLVDDGSGAEIMYPDLFHGLKLREEDLEKYNHPLVGFDGKQVIPRGMIKLPVQVEGSEVQVNFIVVMAYSPYTAILARPWLHAIEAVSSTLHVMVKYPIRGNVGVLHGSQMVARQCLTSATIRTGQSSLAGEVLETS, via the exons ATGGCTGAGATGTATCTAGAAAGAGAGGAATCAGTGAGTTCACGAAGTAGGGACGTAACTATAAGCCTCCAGCAAGGAAAGGGGAAGGGACATACCTTAGGGGTGGCGGAAGCACATGATAGCGGTCAAGGGGCTGAACAACGATCACCAACTGAGGGGCAGATGTCTCGCGATGATGTATTACAGCAAATGCAATCTGAGATAGCTTACTTACGCAAGTGCTTGGATAGTAGAAAACGGAGACGTAAGAGTTATGCTTGTTCTTCCAGTGATAGTTCAGAAGCAAACCTTGGAGGAAATGAGCCCCCAGTATTTGAGCCTACTCGAAGTGTGACCCGTGACAGCGCATCTTCGGGTGTTAGGACTAAGAAGCAGAAGGAGATGAGGTTGCCAGGTACTGATGGGTTATATCACGATGATGGAAGTGACGCAATGGGTAAAGCCCTGAAGCAAATCGCTAAATCCCCTTTTGTGTCCAGGATAAATAGGGCAAAACTACCTCGTAGGTTTTCTCAACCCATTTTTACCATGTACAACGGGAGGACTGACCCTGTAGAACACGTCAGTCATTTTAGTCAAAAGATGGCCGTTTACTCGAATAATGAGGCGCTGATGTGCAGAGTttttccctccagtttgggGCCTATGGCCATaaggtggtttgatgctttggcagAAGGTTCTTTGAAATCTTTTGAAGAgttgactagggcatttggagcaAGATTCATGACTT CCGTgagaactttcaaggtgggcctTCCCACGGAGCATGGGTTAAGGAAGTCCTTGACAATGAAGGCCGCGATAGATATGCGTCAACTCATGGACCGGATAGAAAAGTATAAACGGGTAGAAGAAGACCAGGtgcaaagcaaaggaaaaatgaaggGGTATCCAGAGAGGAAAGATCTTCGGGGAGGGGGGTTCCAAGGTAGTCGGCCTAAACGAGATTTTTCAAGCCGCCCGATGACCGCCGAAACTCCTCTAATTAATTCATTATTCAAGGAACGCGTGCATCACATACTGGAGAAAATTCGGCACGAACCATATTTCAGGCCACCCAACAAAATGAGTAGAGATGCGTCCATgagaaatcaaaacctccaCTGCCATTATCATCAAGACAAGGGACACACCACGGAGGATTGCCAGACATTGCGCGATCATCTGAATCAATTGGTTAAGGCTGGGAAGATTAATCACTTATTGGCTAAACCGGACGGTACTCAAAAGTATGGGGGTCATGCCCCTCAACCATCCCTGGGCACTATTAACGTCATTCTGGCACAGCCGAGAGGAGAATTTGGGAAACCTTCTCGAGTCATGACCGTTCAAAACAGATTTGGGAATGAAGTCATGGAGGAAAGTAAACAAGTAGATAAAAGGATGAGGATCTCGGCGATGCCAGTATTGGGATTTTCCGATAAAGATAAAGAGGGCACGTATCAACCCCACGATGACGCCTTGGTGGTAACAGTTCGTATCGGGGGATATGATGTGCGACGAGTCctggtggatgatggaagtggtgcaGAAATCATGTATCCTGACCTGTTTCATGGTTTAAAGTTGAGAGAAgaagatttggaaaaatataaCCATCCGTTGGTAGGCTTTGATGGGAAACAGGTAATCCCACGAGGAATGATTAAGTTACCTGTGCAGGTGGAGGGTTCCGAAGTACAGGTGaacttcatagttgttatggcaTACTCCCCGTACACGGCCATTTTGGCCAGGCCTTGGCTCCATGCAATCGAGGCAGTCTCATCTACTTTGCATGTAATGGTGAAATACCCTATACGAGGAAATGTGGGAGTACTACATGGTAGCCAGATGGTAGCCAGGCAATGTCTGACGTCTGCCACTATCCGAACGGGTCAGAGTTCATTGGCAGGGGAGGTTCTGGAgacatcatag